A genomic window from Methanoculleus caldifontis includes:
- the amrB gene encoding AmmeMemoRadiSam system protein B codes for MDMRPCSVAGMFYPAEPRHLEQLLETFFQKRGPGLDARGIVSPHAGYIYSGETAACAFSTIPPDFDGTFVVIGPSHRGYMTCASAVPWETPLGLVDVDTAFVEALGIEIDEISHRNEHSVEVQMPIIKYRFPRARVAPVLMGDQRSEAAAALAEKVLRAIERTGRDVRIVASSDFSHYVPDATARQHDLYAIEALRTLDVPEFYRRLQETGATACGYGPIATTCIACRSLGATRAELLRYTTSGDVTEDLDQVVGYAAIAVV; via the coding sequence ATGGATATGCGCCCATGCAGTGTAGCGGGAATGTTCTATCCTGCCGAGCCCAGGCATCTGGAGCAGCTGCTGGAGACATTCTTCCAGAAGAGGGGCCCGGGCCTCGACGCCCGGGGGATCGTCTCCCCCCACGCGGGCTACATCTATTCGGGGGAGACGGCGGCCTGTGCTTTCTCTACCATCCCGCCTGATTTTGACGGCACGTTCGTCGTCATCGGCCCGAGCCACCGGGGGTACATGACCTGTGCCTCCGCGGTGCCGTGGGAGACGCCGCTTGGACTCGTCGACGTCGATACGGCGTTCGTCGAGGCACTGGGTATCGAGATCGACGAGATCTCGCACCGGAACGAACACTCCGTCGAGGTCCAGATGCCGATCATCAAGTACCGGTTCCCGCGGGCGCGGGTCGCCCCCGTCCTGATGGGGGACCAGCGCTCCGAGGCGGCGGCTGCCCTTGCGGAGAAAGTCCTCCGGGCGATCGAGCGCACGGGAAGGGATGTGCGCATCGTCGCCTCAAGCGACTTCTCGCATTACGTCCCGGACGCGACGGCCCGACAACACGACCTCTACGCGATCGAGGCGCTCAGAACCCTGGACGTGCCGGAGTTTTACCGGCGGCTCCAGGAGACGGGAGCGACAGCCTGCGGTTACGGCCCCATAGCAACGACGTGCATCGCCTGCCGGTCGCTCGGTGCGACACGGGCGGAACTGTTGCGGTACACGACGAGCGGCGACGTGACGGAAGACCTCGATCAGGTAGTGGGGTATGCTGCGATAGCGGTGGTGTGA
- the rpsB gene encoding 30S ribosomal protein S2, whose translation MTGNELEIELKEPLVPVEEYLAAGVHIGTQQKSKDMMKFIYRVRGDGLYILDIQATDERIKTAAKFLSQYDPAKILVVTSRQYGQYPARKFADAVGGMSVIGRFIPGMLTNQRLNKYIEPEVVIVTDPIGDSQAITEAVQAGIPIVALCDTNNMTKYVDVVIPTNNKGRKALSMIYYLLTKEMLRARGVTTSLTPEDFETEL comes from the coding sequence TTGACTGGAAACGAACTCGAGATTGAACTGAAAGAACCACTGGTGCCCGTTGAAGAGTACCTCGCAGCAGGCGTGCACATCGGCACCCAGCAGAAGAGCAAGGACATGATGAAGTTCATCTACCGCGTCCGCGGGGATGGGCTCTATATCCTGGACATCCAGGCGACCGACGAGCGGATCAAGACTGCGGCGAAGTTCCTCTCGCAGTATGACCCGGCAAAGATCCTGGTCGTCACCTCCCGGCAGTACGGCCAGTACCCGGCACGGAAGTTCGCCGACGCCGTCGGCGGCATGTCGGTCATCGGCCGCTTCATCCCGGGCATGCTCACCAACCAGCGCCTGAACAAATACATCGAGCCCGAAGTGGTCATCGTGACCGACCCCATCGGCGACTCCCAGGCGATCACCGAGGCGGTGCAGGCGGGTATCCCGATCGTCGCCCTCTGCGACACCAACAACATGACCAAGTACGTCGACGTGGTCATCCCGACGAACAATAAGGGCAGAAAGGCGCTCTCGATGATCTACTACCTCCTGACCAAAGAGATGCTCCGTGCGCGCGGTGTGACCACATCGCTCACCCCTGAAGACTTTGAGACAGAGTTATAA
- the eno gene encoding phosphopyruvate hydratase: MTTIEQITLRTILDSRGNETVEAEIYTESGFGRAAAPSGASTGTYEAKVRSPREAIEDAKRTLIPSLIGEDTRDQITFDALLRESDGTPDFSGIGANVAVALSLACAKAAASSLNLELFRYLGGAFASETPLPLGNVIGGGAHAPNATSIQEFLVVPTGASGATEGVFVNAAVHKTVKKILQERGKLSGKGDEGAWAPAISDVEAFEIISEAIATVSDETNVEVRMGVDVAASELWDGERYRYRDAARTREDQIAYMADLVDRYNLVYVEDPLFEEDFEAFAELTDQVSDRCLICGDDLFVTNVERITRGIETCAANCVLIKPNQIGTLTDTFEAIRLAQESGMETVMSHRSGETTDATIAHLATAFGCIFIKTGAVGGERIAKLNELIRIEELI; this comes from the coding sequence ATGACGACCATCGAACAGATAACTCTGAGAACAATCCTGGATAGCCGCGGGAATGAGACCGTCGAGGCCGAGATCTACACGGAGAGCGGCTTCGGGCGGGCAGCGGCACCCAGCGGCGCGAGCACCGGGACCTATGAAGCGAAGGTGCGGTCGCCGCGCGAGGCTATCGAGGATGCAAAAAGAACCCTGATTCCATCGCTCATCGGTGAAGACACCCGCGATCAGATCACTTTCGACGCACTGCTCCGCGAGAGCGACGGCACGCCGGACTTCAGTGGCATCGGCGCGAACGTCGCCGTGGCACTCTCCCTTGCCTGTGCAAAGGCGGCCGCATCGTCCCTGAACCTGGAGCTCTTCCGGTATCTGGGCGGCGCGTTCGCGAGCGAGACGCCCCTGCCGCTCGGCAATGTCATCGGCGGCGGCGCGCACGCCCCGAACGCCACGTCGATCCAGGAGTTCCTGGTGGTTCCCACCGGGGCATCCGGCGCGACGGAAGGCGTCTTCGTGAACGCTGCCGTTCACAAGACCGTAAAGAAGATCCTGCAGGAGCGGGGCAAACTCTCCGGCAAAGGAGACGAGGGTGCCTGGGCACCTGCAATCTCCGATGTCGAGGCGTTCGAGATCATCAGCGAGGCGATCGCCACGGTCTCCGACGAGACGAACGTCGAGGTCCGGATGGGCGTCGACGTCGCGGCGAGCGAACTCTGGGACGGCGAGCGCTACCGCTATCGGGACGCTGCGCGGACCCGCGAGGACCAGATCGCCTACATGGCAGACCTCGTCGACCGCTACAACCTCGTCTACGTCGAGGACCCCCTCTTTGAGGAGGACTTCGAGGCGTTTGCCGAGCTGACCGACCAGGTCAGCGACCGCTGCCTGATCTGCGGCGACGACCTCTTCGTGACCAACGTCGAGCGGATCACGAGGGGTATCGAGACCTGCGCGGCAAACTGCGTCCTGATCAAACCAAACCAGATCGGAACGCTCACCGACACCTTCGAGGCTATCCGCCTCGCTCAGGAGAGCGGCATGGAGACCGTCATGAGCCACCGGTCAGGGGAGACCACCGACGCGACGATCGCGCACCTTGCGACCGCGTTCGGATGCATCTTCATCAAGACCGGCGCAGTCGGCGGAGAACGGATAGCAAAGCTGAATGAACTGATTCGTATAGAGGAGCTGATCTAA
- a CDS encoding DNA-directed RNA polymerase subunit K, with protein sequence MESYTRYERARIIGARALQISMGAPVLVNTTRTEPLEIALAEFDLDVIPITVKRK encoded by the coding sequence ATGGAATCGTATACCCGGTATGAACGAGCGCGGATCATAGGGGCTCGTGCTCTGCAGATATCGATGGGTGCACCGGTTTTGGTTAACACGACCCGGACAGAGCCGCTTGAGATCGCACTCGCCGAGTTCGATCTAGACGTGATCCCTATTACGGTGAAGAGAAAGTAG
- a CDS encoding DNA-directed RNA polymerase subunit N, producing the protein MIPVRCFTCGKVVSTTWKEFKERRDAGEDPRRILDDLGLERYCCRRMLLTHKELVEDLNPYQ; encoded by the coding sequence ATGATACCAGTACGATGTTTTACATGCGGTAAGGTCGTCTCTACAACCTGGAAGGAGTTCAAGGAGCGACGAGATGCAGGCGAGGATCCAAGACGGATCCTCGACGATCTCGGCCTGGAGCGTTATTGCTGCAGGCGGATGCTGCTGACACACAAAGAACTTGTGGAGGACCTGAATCCGTACCAATGA
- a CDS encoding 30S ribosomal protein S9: MAKVINTSGKRKTAIARATLKPGNGRVRINSVPLEIFGTELIRLKIAEPLLLMPNALDGVDAAIDVAGGGTMGQAEAIRTALARGIVEWHNDPQIKEAFVAYDRTLLVNDSRQKETKKPHGRGARAKFQKSYR; the protein is encoded by the coding sequence ATGGCAAAGGTTATCAATACAAGCGGTAAGAGAAAGACGGCAATCGCCCGCGCGACCTTAAAGCCCGGCAACGGCCGGGTCCGCATCAACTCCGTACCTCTCGAGATCTTCGGGACCGAGCTGATTCGCCTGAAGATCGCCGAGCCGCTGCTGCTGATGCCGAACGCGCTCGACGGTGTCGACGCGGCAATCGACGTCGCAGGCGGCGGTACGATGGGCCAGGCCGAGGCAATCCGGACGGCGCTTGCGCGCGGGATTGTGGAATGGCACAACGACCCCCAGATCAAGGAAGCCTTCGTCGCGTACGACCGGACGCTGCTCGTCAATGACTCGCGGCAGAAGGAAACCAAGAAGCCGCACGGCCGCGGTGCACGCGCAAAGTTCCAGAAGTCCTACCGGTGA
- a CDS encoding 50S ribosomal protein L13, whose translation MVTVIDADGLLLGRMASIVAQRALAGEEIAIVNVEKAIISGSRAQVIENYTTKRERGSREGGPFFPRRPDHIVKRTIRGMLPYKRERGIAAFKRIKTYVGVPVDLVGMETESLESAHFSRLSSPRYVTVGAISTNLGAKY comes from the coding sequence ATGGTTACAGTAATCGATGCAGACGGACTACTGCTCGGAAGAATGGCCAGCATCGTCGCGCAGCGTGCGCTCGCGGGCGAAGAGATCGCCATCGTGAATGTGGAGAAGGCAATCATCTCCGGCAGCAGGGCGCAGGTAATTGAGAATTACACCACGAAGCGCGAGCGCGGATCCCGCGAGGGCGGCCCGTTCTTCCCGCGCAGGCCCGACCATATCGTCAAGCGCACCATCCGCGGAATGCTTCCCTACAAGCGCGAGCGCGGTATCGCCGCGTTCAAGCGGATCAAGACCTACGTCGGCGTTCCGGTGGACCTCGTCGGAATGGAGACGGAGTCTCTCGAGTCCGCCCACTTCAGCCGGCTGAGCAGCCCGAGATACGTGACCGTCGGGGCGATAAGCACCAACCTCGGAGCAAAGTATTAA
- a CDS encoding 50S ribosomal protein L18e, with protein sequence MTKTTDKSNPRLAALIVTLKDASRVNEAKIWREIARRLDAPRKNYAEVNLSKIDRYANEGETILVPGKVLGSGALNLPVKIAALDFSEAAVSKITGANGTCMTIEDLVRDNPAGSRIRILR encoded by the coding sequence ATGACCAAGACAACCGATAAATCAAACCCCCGGCTGGCCGCCCTCATCGTGACGCTGAAAGACGCGTCGCGGGTGAACGAAGCTAAGATCTGGCGCGAGATCGCACGGAGACTCGATGCGCCCCGGAAGAACTACGCCGAGGTGAACCTCAGCAAGATCGACCGCTACGCGAACGAAGGCGAGACGATCCTGGTGCCGGGCAAGGTGCTCGGCAGCGGTGCGCTCAACCTGCCGGTGAAGATCGCCGCGCTGGACTTCTCTGAGGCCGCCGTGAGCAAGATCACGGGTGCGAACGGGACGTGCATGACTATCGAGGACCTCGTCCGGGATAACCCGGCGGGGAGCAGAATACGGATCCTCAGGTGA
- a CDS encoding DNA-directed RNA polymerase subunit D, protein MELAFSRLDERVAKFTISGVSTSFANMFRRAMISEVPTLAIEDVRIYDNTSVLFDEMLTHRLGLIPLRTDLKVYKPRSECSCEGAGCSACTATYTLSVEGPRTVCSSDLIPQDPDAAPAEEKIPIIDLAEDQKIVLEAQATVGTGKEHAKWQATTACGYKNYPVIAIDERCDGCGMCVEECPRHVLEAGQGRVRVKAGQEEFCSLCRLCERACLAGGIGSEAAIHIGTEAGKFIFVVEGDGSMPVREIIERALQYIQKASDDLVDVMNEITGEGTE, encoded by the coding sequence ATGGAGTTAGCGTTTTCTCGACTGGATGAGAGAGTCGCCAAATTCACCATCAGCGGCGTTTCCACATCGTTCGCCAACATGTTTAGGCGGGCGATGATCAGCGAGGTGCCGACGCTCGCCATCGAAGATGTCCGCATCTACGACAACACAAGCGTCCTCTTCGACGAGATGCTGACGCACCGGCTGGGGCTCATCCCCCTGCGGACCGACCTCAAGGTCTACAAACCGCGCAGCGAGTGTTCCTGCGAGGGCGCCGGGTGCTCAGCCTGCACCGCCACCTACACGCTCTCCGTCGAGGGTCCCAGGACGGTCTGCTCAAGCGACCTCATACCCCAGGACCCCGACGCCGCACCGGCAGAGGAGAAGATCCCCATCATCGACCTCGCCGAGGACCAGAAGATCGTGCTCGAGGCCCAGGCAACCGTCGGCACCGGAAAAGAGCATGCCAAGTGGCAGGCGACGACCGCCTGCGGCTACAAGAACTACCCGGTGATCGCCATCGACGAGCGGTGCGACGGGTGCGGCATGTGCGTCGAAGAGTGCCCGCGCCATGTCCTTGAAGCGGGACAGGGCAGAGTCAGGGTCAAAGCAGGGCAGGAAGAATTCTGCTCCCTCTGCAGGCTCTGCGAGCGGGCATGCCTCGCCGGCGGGATCGGCTCTGAAGCAGCCATCCACATCGGCACCGAGGCAGGGAAATTCATCTTTGTGGTGGAAGGCGACGGATCGATGCCCGTTCGGGAGATCATCGAGAGAGCGCTACAGTATATCCAGAAAGCATCAGACGACCTGGTAGACGTGATGAACGAGATAACGGGAGAGGGGACTGAATGA
- a CDS encoding 30S ribosomal protein S11: MAEEKWGIAHIFASFNNTIITITDLSGAETVTKSSGGMVVKQDRNESSPYAAMQMAIQVAQNARDKGIVGVHVKVRAPGRGKQRSPGPGAQAAIRALARAGMRIGRIEDVTPVPHDSIRGKGGRRGRRV; encoded by the coding sequence ATGGCAGAAGAGAAATGGGGCATCGCGCACATCTTTGCCTCCTTTAACAATACCATCATCACCATCACCGACCTCTCCGGGGCCGAGACGGTCACCAAGAGCAGCGGCGGCATGGTCGTGAAGCAGGACAGAAACGAGAGCTCTCCTTACGCAGCCATGCAGATGGCAATCCAGGTCGCACAGAACGCCCGCGACAAGGGGATCGTCGGTGTCCACGTCAAGGTGCGCGCACCCGGACGCGGCAAGCAGCGGAGCCCCGGTCCCGGCGCTCAGGCAGCCATCCGCGCTCTGGCCCGTGCCGGAATGCGGATCGGCCGCATCGAAGACGTCACCCCGGTCCCCCACGACAGCATCCGCGGAAAGGGCGGCCGGAGAGGAAGGAGAGTGTAA
- a CDS encoding 30S ribosomal protein S4, which translates to MGYPGKNHKQYATPKRRFEKTRLEDEKRLLIDYGLRNKRELWKAQSVLRKYRAAARELVALRSGGLSEDYQKKRDELVNHLYRYGLVGEGADIGEVLALKVEQQLDRRLQTLVLRRGFARSPKQARQFIVHGHIAIGGRRVTIPGYRVARAEEQEITYYGPSPLMNDVHPERSRIARAGVR; encoded by the coding sequence ATGGGATACCCCGGAAAGAACCACAAGCAGTACGCGACGCCCAAGCGGCGGTTCGAGAAGACGAGACTTGAGGACGAGAAGCGGCTCCTCATCGACTATGGCCTGCGGAACAAGCGCGAACTCTGGAAGGCCCAGAGCGTGCTGCGGAAGTACCGCGCCGCCGCCCGTGAGCTTGTAGCGCTCCGGTCGGGAGGCCTCTCAGAGGACTACCAGAAGAAGCGGGACGAGCTCGTCAACCACCTCTACCGCTACGGCCTCGTCGGCGAGGGTGCCGACATCGGCGAAGTTCTCGCGCTCAAAGTCGAGCAGCAGCTCGACCGCCGCCTCCAGACGCTGGTCCTCCGCAGAGGATTCGCCCGCTCCCCCAAGCAGGCCCGCCAGTTCATCGTCCACGGACACATCGCGATCGGCGGCCGCCGGGTAACCATCCCGGGATACCGGGTCGCACGGGCAGAGGAGCAGGAGATCACCTACTACGGCCCCTCCCCGCTCATGAACGACGTCCACCCCGAGAGAAGCCGGATCGCCCGCGCAGGAGTGAGGTAA
- a CDS encoding 30S ribosomal protein S13 → MDEEEIKYFVRVRNTDLDGTKRVHIALTGIMGIGPHTSRTIAALAKVDPLAVLGKMDDESVARISNVVDTYLEQVPAWMANRKKDVYTGEVRHLLGTDLSMMNEDDVNRMRKMRSYRGIRHETGQKVRGQRTKSTGRTGTTVGVKRKKD, encoded by the coding sequence ATGGATGAAGAAGAGATAAAGTACTTTGTTCGAGTCAGGAACACCGATCTCGACGGCACCAAGAGGGTGCACATCGCACTGACCGGCATCATGGGCATCGGTCCGCACACCTCGCGCACCATCGCCGCCCTCGCCAAGGTCGATCCCCTTGCCGTGCTCGGTAAGATGGACGACGAGTCCGTCGCCCGGATCTCAAACGTAGTCGACACCTACCTTGAGCAGGTGCCCGCCTGGATGGCCAACCGCAAGAAAGACGTCTACACCGGAGAAGTTCGGCACCTCCTCGGCACCGACCTCTCCATGATGAACGAGGACGACGTCAACCGCATGAGGAAGATGCGCAGCTACCGCGGCATCCGGCACGAGACGGGACAGAAGGTCCGTGGCCAGCGCACCAAGTCCACCGGCAGAACGGGCACGACCGTCGGCGTCAAGAGAAAGAAGGACTAA
- a CDS encoding deoxyhypusine synthase, whose protein sequence is MKPTQPVKPNRDVTALLESMSKTGFQGRKLGESLGIWTGMVRDPDCTIFMGLSGAMIPAGMQNILIELVRHRYIDVLVSTGANIFHDTCEHLGVRHYLGHHHADDAALLEKGIDRIYDVFAYEEEFRGIDAEISKFADEIAPFRGSSREFIRLLGEWLRERRPEGQSLVATCAEYGVPIFIPALGDSSIGIGLVMARRRGVDVDIDQLADTDEITRMVEESKKTGVIYVGGGVPKNFIQQTQVIASIHEQHLGGHAYAIQYTTDAPHWGGLSGCTFEEAISWGKEAPACPRVQCFCDATIALPIVASGLIGSGVERAPRSP, encoded by the coding sequence ATGAAACCAACGCAGCCAGTCAAACCGAACAGGGATGTAACGGCACTCCTTGAGTCTATGAGCAAGACCGGCTTTCAGGGGCGAAAGCTCGGGGAGTCGCTCGGCATCTGGACCGGGATGGTCAGAGATCCGGACTGCACGATCTTCATGGGGCTGTCGGGAGCGATGATCCCGGCAGGTATGCAGAACATCCTGATCGAACTCGTCAGGCACCGCTACATCGACGTCCTGGTCTCGACGGGCGCAAACATCTTCCACGACACCTGCGAGCACCTCGGCGTCCGCCACTACCTCGGCCACCACCACGCCGACGATGCCGCGCTTCTCGAGAAGGGGATCGACCGCATCTACGACGTCTTCGCGTATGAAGAGGAGTTCAGGGGCATCGACGCCGAGATCTCGAAGTTCGCCGACGAGATTGCACCGTTCAGGGGCTCGTCGCGCGAGTTCATCCGGCTCCTCGGGGAGTGGCTCCGCGAACGGCGGCCGGAAGGCCAGTCGCTCGTCGCCACCTGCGCCGAGTACGGCGTCCCGATCTTCATCCCCGCCCTCGGCGACTCCTCCATCGGGATCGGCCTCGTCATGGCCCGCCGGCGCGGGGTCGACGTCGACATCGACCAGCTCGCCGACACCGACGAGATCACGCGGATGGTCGAGGAGTCGAAGAAGACCGGGGTCATCTACGTCGGCGGCGGCGTCCCGAAGAACTTCATCCAGCAGACCCAGGTCATCGCCTCGATCCACGAGCAGCACCTCGGCGGCCACGCCTACGCCATCCAGTACACCACCGACGCCCCCCACTGGGGCGGGCTCTCCGGGTGCACGTTTGAAGAGGCGATCAGCTGGGGCAAGGAGGCGCCGGCGTGCCCGCGCGTCCAGTGTTTCTGCGACGCCACGATCGCGCTCCCCATCGTCGCGTCGGGGTTGATCGGCAGCGGTGTCGAGCGGGCCCCCCGGTCGCCCTGA
- a CDS encoding CBS domain-containing protein, which yields MSEKFQLLVKDVMAKPVTIAKSAFISEALDKMLGEGVDPLIVTNNGAVIGTTSRAAIAETLGSRKTQALKATSIHVANTVEENFTSAYPDQGIDVLVPLLQRYKLVVVLDADHRLIGQVTAGDLLKVLRPAGGTLDVMEPVHTIQVEERAVHLRRRMLDNEINRFIVEDGDTVLGIVTETDVAKALHAIKDLVEGTHQDYRIRNLLVRDIMTSPLISMDASTDVSDVIDLMLKKSISSVPIMQNGKIAGLVTRNSLVQAL from the coding sequence ATGAGCGAGAAATTTCAGTTACTTGTCAAGGACGTGATGGCAAAACCCGTCACCATCGCAAAATCCGCCTTTATCAGCGAAGCGCTCGATAAGATGCTCGGCGAGGGTGTCGACCCGCTGATCGTGACCAATAACGGCGCGGTCATCGGCACCACGTCGAGGGCGGCTATCGCCGAGACGCTCGGGAGCAGGAAGACCCAGGCGCTGAAAGCCACATCCATCCATGTCGCGAACACGGTCGAGGAGAACTTCACCTCCGCATACCCGGACCAGGGCATCGACGTCCTGGTGCCGCTGCTCCAGCGCTACAAACTCGTTGTGGTGCTGGACGCCGACCACCGCCTGATCGGGCAGGTGACTGCAGGGGACCTCCTGAAGGTGCTCCGGCCGGCCGGCGGCACCCTGGACGTCATGGAGCCGGTGCACACCATCCAGGTCGAGGAGCGGGCCGTCCACCTCCGCCGGAGGATGCTCGACAACGAGATCAACCGGTTCATCGTCGAGGACGGCGACACCGTTCTCGGTATCGTCACGGAGACCGACGTCGCAAAGGCGCTCCACGCCATCAAGGACCTCGTGGAGGGGACCCACCAGGACTACCGGATCCGGAACCTCCTGGTGCGGGACATCATGACCTCGCCCCTGATCTCGATGGATGCGAGCACGGACGTCTCCGACGTCATCGACCTGATGCTCAAGAAGAGCATCAGCTCCGTCCCGATCATGCAGAACGGCAAAATTGCCGGCCTCGTGACCCGGAACTCGCTTGTCCAGGCCCTGTGA
- a CDS encoding CBS domain-containing protein yields the protein MRAIDVMSAPVYVVAPGDNVAYARRLMLKHRVSRLPVMEGDELKGILTKKDIAYRLRQTEPMWRRRPIDRIPVSILMAQGVITVAPETSVRTIAATMLDRDISGLPVVEEGKVVGIVTKRDVMRSAHVGGLSARVDETMEDAATVNRYHSLDHVIDTIKGKNDKLIVVNDNGSLAGIITESNLAFYEYQDERTNLPRRDVTHLRKEEPAGQKRFRYVVEVSAVAEDIMSRPVVTIRPDASLQDAVGLMLENGINSLVVTEGDDMRGMLKRDDIIKEVAK from the coding sequence ATGCGTGCCATAGATGTGATGTCCGCACCGGTGTACGTCGTTGCACCGGGCGACAACGTCGCCTACGCGCGGCGGCTGATGCTGAAGCACCGCGTATCGAGGCTGCCGGTGATGGAAGGAGACGAACTGAAGGGTATCCTCACCAAGAAGGATATCGCCTACCGACTCAGGCAGACGGAGCCGATGTGGCGGCGGCGCCCGATCGACCGGATCCCGGTCAGTATCCTGATGGCACAGGGGGTGATCACCGTCGCGCCGGAGACCAGCGTCCGGACCATTGCGGCGACGATGCTCGACCGCGACATCTCGGGGCTGCCGGTCGTCGAAGAGGGGAAGGTGGTCGGCATCGTGACGAAGAGGGACGTCATGCGGTCGGCCCACGTGGGAGGGCTCTCCGCCCGGGTCGACGAGACCATGGAAGATGCGGCCACGGTGAACCGCTATCACTCGTTAGACCACGTCATTGACACGATTAAGGGAAAAAACGATAAACTTATTGTTGTTAACGACAATGGTAGCCTTGCGGGCATTATCACTGAGAGTAACCTTGCATTCTACGAGTACCAGGACGAGCGGACGAACCTGCCCCGCAGGGATGTGACGCACCTCCGGAAGGAGGAGCCGGCAGGCCAGAAACGCTTCAGGTACGTCGTAGAGGTATCGGCAGTCGCAGAGGACATCATGAGCCGCCCGGTCGTCACCATCCGTCCCGACGCGTCCCTCCAGGATGCGGTCGGGCTGATGCTTGAGAACGGCATCAACAGCCTCGTCGTCACGGAGGGCGACGATATGCGGGGCATGCTCAAGAGAGATGATATCATCAAGGAAGTGGCAAAATGA
- a CDS encoding CBS domain-containing protein, with amino-acid sequence MQPNNNNAERNPADRLLKMPGRRDRGPVNFKTRIAGNEGEIMAIATRSVVTAQQTTPIIQAVEIMTREGFRRLPVVDAGTHRLRGIVTVGDIINFMGGGDKFNLVQVKHGGNFLAAINEGLREIMTPQLVTMPVTGSIADAVDVIINRNIGGIPIVNGEEDLKGIVTERDVLRVLTTENSTRKVEDVMRASVRVTNPNASIESVCKEMVKCRFRRLPVVADDVLCGIVTATDIMTYLGKGKVFERLTTGDSAEVMGTPVRSLLSGELHTTTPDRNIHEIAVDMIRRRVGALPVIEDAHLVGLVTEYDLVKAFSEE; translated from the coding sequence ATGCAACCGAACAACAATAACGCTGAGAGAAACCCGGCCGACAGGCTCCTGAAGATGCCGGGCAGACGCGATCGCGGGCCTGTCAACTTCAAGACACGGATAGCCGGGAACGAGGGCGAGATCATGGCGATCGCGACGCGCTCCGTCGTGACGGCGCAACAGACCACCCCGATCATCCAGGCGGTCGAGATCATGACTCGCGAAGGGTTCCGCAGGCTGCCGGTCGTCGACGCCGGGACCCACCGCCTTCGGGGGATCGTGACCGTCGGCGATATCATCAACTTCATGGGCGGCGGCGACAAGTTCAACCTGGTACAGGTGAAGCACGGGGGGAACTTCCTTGCGGCCATCAACGAGGGGCTGCGCGAGATCATGACCCCGCAGCTGGTCACCATGCCCGTCACCGGGAGCATCGCCGACGCCGTCGACGTCATCATCAACCGGAATATCGGCGGGATCCCCATCGTCAACGGGGAGGAGGACTTAAAAGGCATCGTGACCGAGCGTGACGTGCTCAGGGTACTCACCACCGAGAACTCGACCCGCAAGGTCGAAGATGTCATGAGGGCCTCGGTCCGGGTCACGAACCCCAACGCCTCGATCGAGAGCGTCTGCAAGGAGATGGTGAAGTGCCGGTTCCGGCGACTCCCGGTCGTTGCTGACGACGTCCTCTGCGGGATCGTCACCGCCACCGATATCATGACCTACCTCGGGAAGGGCAAGGTCTTTGAGCGGCTGACGACCGGCGACTCCGCCGAGGTGATGGGAACGCCGGTGCGGTCGCTCCTCTCAGGAGAACTCCACACCACCACGCCGGACCGGAACATCCACGAGATTGCCGTCGATATGATCCGGCGGCGCGTCGGGGCGCTGCCCGTCATCGAAGACGCCCACCTCGTCGGGCTCGTGACGGAGTACGACCTTGTGAAAGCATTTTCCGAGGAGTGA